A genomic stretch from Rhizobium brockwellii includes:
- a CDS encoding sugar phosphate isomerase/epimerase family protein has translation MQVLQNGRFAVSTWSLHRLLGAVHAYSPDPDKSAAPKEPYGAGAAALIDVPAALSARGINRLEVCSFHLPSLDAAYISELRDAMAASNVLFQTLLVEDGDPSHPETAERDVEWMAEWIDFAAALGAQRMRVIAGKQKPTEENLTRAARHLNWLAGKAEGSGVRVVVENWFDLLPSPVEMNWLLDRLDGKVGLNGDLGNWASPAKYEGLADIMGRAEICHAKADYGVAGLDAEDYRTCLEMCERAGYDGPFTLIYDSPFFPDEWDGILLQKAFIEDFLREAPARKTA, from the coding sequence GTGCAGGTTTTGCAAAACGGACGTTTCGCGGTTTCGACATGGTCGCTGCATCGGCTGCTCGGCGCCGTTCATGCCTATAGCCCCGATCCCGACAAAAGTGCCGCGCCTAAGGAACCCTATGGTGCCGGTGCTGCGGCGCTGATCGATGTTCCGGCGGCGCTCTCGGCGCGTGGCATCAACCGGTTGGAGGTCTGTTCCTTCCATCTGCCGAGCCTCGACGCGGCCTATATAAGCGAATTGCGTGATGCGATGGCGGCCTCGAACGTGTTGTTCCAGACGCTGCTCGTCGAGGACGGTGATCCGAGCCATCCTGAGACAGCCGAACGCGATGTCGAATGGATGGCGGAGTGGATCGACTTCGCCGCAGCCCTTGGCGCGCAGAGGATGCGCGTCATTGCCGGCAAGCAGAAGCCGACGGAAGAAAATCTCACCCGCGCTGCCCGCCATCTTAACTGGCTGGCCGGAAAGGCGGAAGGCAGCGGCGTGCGTGTCGTCGTCGAGAATTGGTTCGACCTGCTGCCGTCACCGGTCGAGATGAACTGGCTGCTGGACCGGCTGGACGGCAAGGTCGGGCTCAACGGCGACCTTGGCAACTGGGCGTCGCCGGCCAAATATGAAGGCCTGGCCGACATCATGGGCCGGGCGGAAATCTGCCATGCCAAGGCCGATTACGGCGTCGCCGGCCTCGATGCCGAGGATTACCGCACGTGCCTGGAGATGTGCGAGAGAGCCGGTTACGACGGCCCCTTCACGCTGATCTATGACTCGCCCTTCTTCCCTGATGAATGGGACGGCATCTTGCTGCAGAAGGCGTTCATCGAGGACTTCCTGCGCGAGGCGCCGGCGCGCAAGACGGCTTAA
- a CDS encoding amidase, translating to MSKSFGAMSVAQLSVLIQGGAVDPVEVTEAVFDSIANYADKAVFTTLLESRAMEEAHASSRRLREGRSLGLLDGIPIAWKDLFDIEGLPTTAGSVVLAKDMPAKRDAAVVALLRQAGMVAVGRTNMSEFAFSGLGINPHYGTPINPRSTDLPRIPGGSSSGAGVVVAAGLVPVAMGTDTGGSVRIPAAFNGIVGYKATRGRHAMAGVYPLAKSLDSLGPLCRSVRDAVWIDAAMRGLTAPEVAQHPLQGLELIVPENIVFDGAEPGVVAAFEAALERLQKAGAHVARIVIPAFDEIFDLMTRYGPLVTAEAFALHRERLAGPDADRMDHRVVMRTRLGNKTTLPDYLAILDARSRLIADVERLVGDRLLAFPTVAHVAPPIGPLEQDDELFFATNNKTLRNTALGNFLDWCGVSIPCGTGEAGMPVGLLLSATAHRDEALLGIALAVEPVIRGDFA from the coding sequence ATGAGCAAATCCTTCGGCGCGATGTCGGTCGCGCAGCTTTCCGTCCTCATTCAAGGTGGCGCGGTCGATCCGGTCGAGGTGACCGAGGCGGTTTTCGATTCCATCGCGAATTATGCCGACAAGGCGGTTTTCACCACACTGCTCGAAAGCCGGGCGATGGAGGAGGCGCACGCCTCTTCGCGACGTCTGCGGGAAGGGCGCTCGCTTGGATTGCTGGACGGCATTCCGATTGCCTGGAAGGATCTTTTCGACATTGAAGGTCTGCCCACGACGGCGGGTTCCGTCGTTCTGGCCAAGGATATGCCGGCCAAGCGCGATGCGGCTGTCGTCGCTTTGCTCAGGCAGGCGGGCATGGTCGCCGTCGGGCGCACAAACATGAGCGAGTTCGCCTTTTCCGGCCTCGGCATCAATCCGCATTACGGCACACCGATAAATCCGCGAAGCACCGATCTCCCGCGTATTCCGGGCGGCTCGTCCTCGGGCGCCGGTGTCGTCGTCGCGGCCGGGCTGGTGCCGGTCGCTATGGGCACCGATACCGGCGGCTCGGTGCGCATTCCCGCCGCCTTCAATGGTATCGTCGGCTATAAGGCGACGCGCGGCCGCCACGCGATGGCAGGCGTCTATCCGCTAGCAAAGAGCCTGGATTCGCTCGGACCGCTCTGCCGCAGCGTCAGGGACGCGGTCTGGATCGACGCGGCGATGCGCGGCCTGACGGCGCCTGAAGTCGCTCAGCATCCCCTGCAAGGGCTGGAACTGATCGTGCCTGAAAATATCGTCTTCGACGGAGCGGAACCCGGCGTCGTCGCTGCATTCGAGGCAGCTTTGGAACGTCTTCAAAAGGCCGGCGCCCATGTTGCCCGCATCGTCATCCCCGCCTTCGACGAGATATTCGATCTGATGACGAGATATGGTCCGCTGGTGACGGCGGAGGCTTTCGCACTTCACCGCGAACGCTTGGCTGGACCGGACGCGGACAGGATGGATCACCGTGTCGTCATGCGTACCCGTCTCGGAAACAAGACGACGCTGCCCGATTACCTGGCAATCCTCGATGCGCGCAGCCGCCTGATCGCCGATGTCGAGCGCCTCGTCGGCGACCGGCTGCTCGCTTTTCCGACTGTCGCCCATGTCGCTCCGCCGATCGGGCCGCTGGAGCAGGATGACGAGCTGTTCTTCGCGACGAATAACAAGACGTTGCGCAACACTGCACTCGGCAATTTCCTCGACTGGTGCGGCGTTTCCATTCCCTGCGGCACCGGCGAGGCTGGCATGCCTGTTGGACTGCTGCTTTCGGCCACGGCCCATCGCGATGAGGCGCTGTTGGGGATTGCTCTTGCCGTCGAGCCGGTCATACGCGGCGATTTTGCCTGA
- a CDS encoding HpcH/HpaI aldolase family protein codes for MSAAEIDGFADRIRQHRGGMISAWIGIPDATLANHLAQEAFDAIVLDMQHGMWDMPSAANAVAQVRLAGKPALARIPVGDFASASRLLDAGASGIIAPMINSAEDAQAFVKTTKYPPLGDRSWGPSLALNHTGLSADDYLKNANALTVAIAMVETRAALEAIDDILGVAGIDGIFIGPSDLSIALSNGDQVAPNAAEIDSAMQHAVSRCRAHGKFACAFAGDGERAGELLKFGFDLVIAGAETAQLRSGARRAINAARRIASA; via the coding sequence ATGAGCGCAGCTGAAATCGACGGCTTTGCGGACCGGATCAGGCAGCACCGGGGCGGCATGATCTCCGCCTGGATCGGTATTCCGGACGCCACGCTCGCCAACCACCTGGCGCAGGAGGCCTTCGACGCCATCGTGCTGGATATGCAGCACGGCATGTGGGACATGCCGTCGGCCGCGAACGCCGTCGCCCAGGTGCGGCTTGCAGGCAAGCCGGCGCTGGCGCGTATACCGGTCGGTGATTTCGCGTCCGCCTCGCGCCTGCTCGATGCCGGCGCCTCCGGCATCATCGCGCCGATGATCAATTCGGCCGAAGACGCGCAAGCCTTCGTCAAGACCACCAAATACCCGCCTCTCGGTGACCGCAGCTGGGGACCGTCGCTGGCGCTCAACCATACCGGCCTGTCGGCCGATGATTATCTGAAGAACGCCAATGCGCTCACCGTCGCCATCGCCATGGTCGAGACCCGGGCAGCACTCGAGGCGATCGACGACATTCTCGGCGTTGCCGGCATCGATGGCATTTTCATCGGTCCCTCCGACCTTTCGATCGCACTCTCGAACGGCGACCAGGTGGCGCCGAACGCCGCCGAGATCGACAGCGCCATGCAGCATGCGGTTTCGCGCTGCCGCGCCCACGGCAAATTCGCCTGCGCCTTCGCCGGCGACGGCGAACGGGCTGGCGAGCTGCTGAAATTCGGTTTCGATCTGGTCATTGCCGGTGCGGAGACCGCGCAACTGCGCTCCGGCGCCCGGCGCGCCATCAATGCCGCCCGCCGGATCGCTTCGGCTTGA
- a CDS encoding ABC transporter permease, giving the protein MKTLLRNRKALVGLVIIAFIVLVAIAAPLLTQYDPAARTGRPHQPPSLDHILGTTRIGQDVFARLIYGARTSLAVGFGAGLLITLVGTALGIISGYRGGKTDEIISFFTNMVLVVPNLPLLLVLAAFIGQASPLVIALILGATSWAWGARVTRAETLSVKQKDFVKSAEMMGEPQWRIMTFEIFPNVISIVGINFIGSVIFAIITEATLEFLGLGDPRAISWGTMLYNAQKASALSVGAWWDILTPCFALAFLGIGMSLLNFAVDEIANPRLRTGNHLKRWSLLVRTGEGRL; this is encoded by the coding sequence ATGAAGACCCTGCTTCGAAACCGCAAGGCGCTCGTCGGTCTCGTCATCATCGCCTTCATCGTCCTCGTCGCGATCGCAGCGCCGCTGCTGACGCAGTACGATCCCGCCGCCCGCACCGGACGACCGCACCAGCCGCCGTCGCTCGACCATATTCTCGGCACCACCCGCATCGGCCAGGATGTCTTCGCCCGGCTGATCTACGGCGCCCGCACCTCGCTTGCCGTCGGCTTCGGCGCCGGCCTGCTGATCACCCTCGTCGGCACCGCGCTCGGCATCATCTCCGGCTATCGCGGTGGCAAGACCGACGAGATCATCAGCTTCTTCACCAATATGGTGCTGGTCGTTCCCAACCTGCCGCTGCTGCTCGTGCTTGCCGCCTTCATCGGCCAGGCGAGCCCCCTCGTCATCGCCCTCATCCTCGGCGCCACCTCCTGGGCCTGGGGCGCACGCGTCACCCGCGCCGAAACGCTCTCCGTCAAGCAGAAGGATTTCGTCAAATCGGCCGAGATGATGGGTGAGCCGCAATGGCGCATCATGACATTCGAGATCTTTCCCAACGTGATATCTATCGTCGGCATCAATTTCATCGGCAGCGTCATCTTCGCGATCATCACCGAAGCGACGCTGGAATTCCTCGGCCTCGGAGATCCAAGAGCGATCTCCTGGGGCACCATGCTCTACAATGCACAGAAAGCCTCGGCCCTTTCGGTCGGCGCCTGGTGGGATATCCTCACCCCCTGCTTCGCACTCGCCTTCCTCGGCATCGGCATGTCATTGCTGAATTTCGCCGTCGACGAGATCGCCAATCCGCGGCTGCGCACCGGCAATCACCTGAAGCGCTGGTCCCTGCTCGTTCGAACAGGGGAGGGCCGCCTGTGA
- a CDS encoding ABC transporter ATP-binding protein has product MTQPLLSVRNLTIDYIGEEKDFRAVNDVSFDVAPGEVFGLAGESGCGKSTIAFAISRLHKPPALIRKESRILLDGRDVLGLDRQALSAFRWREVAMVFQSAMNSLNPVLRIEAQFYDMLRTHKGMSRTEARERTAEMLTLVDIAPDRMRDYPHQFSGGMRQRIVIAICMALDPKLVVMDEPTTALDVVVQREILQRINELRRSFGFSVLFITHDLGLMVQFCDRIGIMLAGQLVEQNTAEAIYRTPEHDYTKKLWASFPSLHGGVLL; this is encoded by the coding sequence GTGACGCAGCCGCTGCTTTCGGTGAGGAACCTCACCATCGACTATATCGGAGAGGAGAAGGATTTCCGCGCCGTCAACGACGTCAGCTTCGATGTCGCGCCCGGCGAGGTCTTCGGCCTTGCCGGCGAATCCGGCTGCGGCAAGAGCACCATCGCTTTTGCCATCAGCCGCCTGCACAAGCCGCCGGCGCTGATCCGCAAGGAGAGCCGCATCCTGCTCGACGGCCGCGACGTGCTCGGCCTCGACCGGCAAGCGCTCAGCGCCTTCCGCTGGCGCGAGGTTGCCATGGTGTTCCAGAGCGCCATGAACTCGCTGAACCCGGTGCTGCGCATCGAGGCGCAATTCTACGACATGCTGCGGACCCACAAAGGCATGAGCCGCACGGAAGCCCGCGAGCGCACCGCCGAGATGCTGACGCTCGTCGACATCGCGCCGGATCGCATGCGCGACTATCCGCACCAGTTTTCCGGCGGCATGCGCCAGCGCATCGTCATCGCCATCTGCATGGCGCTCGATCCGAAGCTCGTCGTCATGGACGAGCCGACGACGGCGCTCGATGTGGTCGTCCAACGCGAAATCCTGCAGCGCATCAACGAACTGCGCCGCAGCTTCGGCTTTTCCGTGCTGTTCATCACCCATGATCTCGGGCTGATGGTGCAGTTCTGCGACCGCATCGGCATCATGCTCGCCGGCCAGCTGGTGGAGCAGAACACGGCCGAAGCGATCTACAGGACGCCTGAGCATGACTACACGAAGAAGCTTTGGGCCTCCTTCCCCTCGCTGCATGGAGGAGTGCTGTTATGA
- a CDS encoding ABC transporter permease: MAFLLRRLVFYMAAFIAAATINFFLPRLMPGDPVQIMFSSAGTELPPESLQALKLTFGFVDGPLWQQYLTYLGSIFTGDLGRSIKYFPLPVTSVLGHALVWTVGLMGTATIVSFALGTFLGIVAAWRRGSKFDVIVSVGAIFATSVPAVVTSLIVLFIFGFTLGWFPNGYAADPSLDPAFSLQYIGSLAYHGILPMVTLCTVLIGGFTVTMRNNMINLLGEDYIVMARAKGLSDRHVMLWYAARNALLPTVSSLAIAIGTILGGSLVTEVVYNYPGLGNILYQAILARDYPVIQGQLLIMTATMLIANFIVDVSYVMLDPRLKGA; this comes from the coding sequence ATGGCTTTCCTGCTTCGCCGCCTCGTCTTCTACATGGCAGCCTTCATCGCGGCAGCGACGATCAATTTCTTCCTGCCGCGCCTGATGCCGGGGGATCCGGTGCAGATCATGTTCTCGAGCGCCGGCACCGAATTGCCGCCGGAAAGCCTGCAGGCGCTGAAGCTCACCTTCGGCTTCGTCGACGGTCCGCTCTGGCAACAATACCTCACCTATCTCGGCAGCATCTTCACCGGCGATCTCGGCCGCTCGATCAAATATTTCCCGCTGCCGGTCACCTCGGTGCTCGGCCATGCACTCGTCTGGACCGTCGGCCTGATGGGCACGGCGACGATCGTCAGCTTCGCGCTCGGTACCTTCCTCGGCATCGTCGCCGCCTGGCGCCGCGGCAGCAAGTTCGATGTCATCGTCTCCGTCGGCGCGATCTTCGCAACCTCGGTGCCGGCCGTCGTTACCTCGCTGATCGTGCTCTTCATCTTCGGCTTCACGCTCGGCTGGTTTCCGAACGGCTATGCCGCCGACCCATCGCTCGATCCGGCCTTCAGCCTGCAATATATCGGCAGCCTCGCCTATCACGGCATCCTGCCGATGGTGACGCTCTGCACCGTGCTGATCGGCGGCTTCACCGTCACCATGCGCAACAACATGATCAACCTGCTCGGCGAGGACTATATCGTCATGGCCCGCGCCAAGGGCCTTTCGGACCGGCATGTGATGCTCTGGTACGCGGCGCGCAACGCCCTGTTGCCGACCGTCTCCAGCCTTGCCATCGCCATCGGCACCATCCTCGGCGGCTCGCTGGTGACGGAGGTAGTCTATAACTATCCCGGCCTCGGCAACATTCTCTACCAGGCGATCCTCGCCCGCGACTATCCCGTCATCCAGGGCCAGCTCCTCATCATGACCGCAACCATGCTGATCGCCAATTTTATCGTCGACGTCAGCTATGTGATGCTCGACCCGCGGCTGAAGGGAGCGTGA
- a CDS encoding choline sulfate utilization transcriptional regulator — MPDRRPELGWMRIFAEVARLGSFSAAAAVLGLTQPAVSYQIRRLEEQFGVALLRRQHRGVELTAEGERLFQVAAKTVGDIDSLARSFRTEAQRPVVRLRTDYAFSALWLIPRMHGFRLLHPETDIQIVATQRLEPGFRDDADVVVVFGTKAEFGAIGSLLLQEKVVPVCTRGFLDRNGPFDDPQQLAKAILIHLDSPMPSPWFDWRSYLAEFSVTRDLHAGRGDVSFNTYSLVIQAALSEQGVAIGWMGLVDTLLSTHMLVEAGPPLEAWDRGYWLIPPRSANVDSERLSTWLVDEVGRT, encoded by the coding sequence ATGCCAGACCGCCGGCCTGAGCTGGGATGGATGCGCATCTTCGCGGAGGTCGCAAGGCTCGGCAGCTTTTCGGCTGCGGCGGCAGTTCTCGGCCTTACACAGCCTGCCGTCAGTTATCAGATTCGGCGGCTGGAAGAGCAGTTCGGCGTTGCCCTGCTGCGCCGCCAGCACCGCGGCGTCGAGTTGACCGCGGAGGGAGAGCGGCTTTTCCAGGTCGCCGCCAAGACGGTCGGTGATATCGATTCCCTGGCGCGCAGTTTCCGCACTGAGGCTCAAAGGCCGGTGGTCAGGCTGAGAACCGACTATGCCTTTTCAGCGCTTTGGCTGATCCCGCGCATGCACGGCTTTCGCCTGCTTCACCCCGAAACGGATATACAGATCGTCGCGACCCAAAGGCTTGAACCCGGCTTTCGTGACGACGCGGATGTGGTGGTGGTCTTCGGCACAAAGGCGGAATTCGGCGCTATCGGATCGCTTCTGCTGCAGGAAAAGGTCGTGCCCGTCTGTACGCGAGGCTTTCTCGATCGCAACGGCCCGTTCGACGATCCGCAGCAGCTTGCCAAGGCGATCCTGATTCATCTCGACTCGCCGATGCCATCGCCGTGGTTCGACTGGCGAAGCTATCTTGCCGAATTCTCCGTTACTCGCGATCTCCATGCCGGCCGCGGCGATGTCAGCTTCAACACCTACTCGCTGGTCATCCAGGCCGCCCTCAGCGAGCAGGGCGTAGCGATCGGCTGGATGGGGCTGGTCGATACGCTTCTCTCCACACATATGCTGGTGGAAGCCGGGCCGCCGCTCGAGGCCTGGGACCGCGGTTACTGGCTGATACCGCCGCGATCGGCAAATGTTGATAGCGAGAGGCTCAGCACCTGGCTGGTGGATGAAGTCGGCAGGACCTGA
- a CDS encoding DUF1810 domain-containing protein codes for MAGDIDYKLHRFIDAQNGVYEQALLELKAGRKTSHWMWFIFPQVAGLGTSAMAEKYAIRSAEEAAAYLADPILSSRLLRCVEAILSVNGRSAHEILGSPDDFKLRSSMTLFAAISDHGSPFHQVIEHFYQGKFDDRTMEILSASTE; via the coding sequence ATGGCCGGCGACATCGACTACAAGCTTCACCGCTTCATCGACGCCCAGAACGGCGTCTACGAACAAGCGCTCCTAGAGCTGAAAGCCGGGCGCAAGACCTCCCACTGGATGTGGTTCATCTTCCCGCAGGTCGCCGGTCTCGGTACGTCGGCGATGGCCGAAAAATATGCGATCCGCTCGGCGGAGGAAGCAGCCGCCTATCTCGCCGATCCTATTCTCTCAAGCCGGCTGCTACGTTGCGTCGAGGCGATCCTATCGGTGAACGGGCGATCGGCGCACGAAATCCTGGGCTCACCCGACGACTTCAAGCTGCGCTCGTCGATGACCTTGTTTGCCGCGATCAGCGACCATGGTTCGCCCTTCCACCAGGTGATCGAGCATTTCTATCAGGGAAAATTCGACGATCGGACCATGGAAATCCTCAGCGCCAGCACAGAATGA
- the betC gene encoding choline-sulfatase: protein MARPNILILMVDQLNGTFFPDGPADFLHAPHLKSLAERSVRFTNAYTASPLCAPARASFMSGQLPSRTRVYDNAAEFASDIPTYAHHLRAAGYQTALSGKMHFVGPDQLHGFEERLTTDIYPADFGWTPDYGKPGERIDWWYHNLGSVTGAGIAEITNQMEYDDEVAYHAARKLFDLSRGHDERPWCLTVSFTHPHDPYVARRKFWDLYEDCPALDPVVSPIAFERQDPHSQRLMKACDHDAFDISDEQIRRARRGYFANISYVDDKIGDILGVLERSRMAENTIILFASDHGDMLGDRGLWFKMNFFEGSARVPLMIAAPGWKPRRIDQPVSTLDVTPTLAGLAGIDIASLKPWTEGEDLAALAEGTGDRSPVPMEYAAEGSEAPLVCIRDGRYKLSLCEKDPPMLFNLEADPQELDNLAADPAHAEILASLVEQAGRRWNLSAFDAAVRESQARRWVVYAALRNGAYYPWDYQPLQKASERYMRNHMDLNVLEENQRFPR, encoded by the coding sequence ATGGCGCGTCCGAATATCCTCATCCTGATGGTCGATCAGTTGAATGGCACTTTCTTTCCCGATGGCCCCGCCGATTTTCTGCATGCGCCGCATCTGAAATCATTGGCGGAGCGCTCCGTACGTTTCACCAACGCCTATACGGCAAGCCCGCTCTGCGCACCGGCGCGGGCCTCCTTCATGTCCGGGCAGTTGCCGAGCCGAACCCGCGTCTATGACAATGCGGCGGAATTTGCCTCCGACATTCCGACCTATGCGCATCATCTGCGCGCCGCCGGATACCAGACGGCGCTGTCCGGCAAGATGCACTTCGTCGGCCCCGACCAGTTGCATGGCTTCGAGGAGCGCCTGACGACGGACATCTACCCGGCCGACTTCGGCTGGACGCCCGATTATGGCAAGCCCGGCGAGCGCATAGACTGGTGGTATCACAATCTGGGTTCGGTCACCGGCGCCGGTATTGCCGAAATCACCAACCAGATGGAATATGACGACGAGGTCGCCTACCACGCCGCCCGCAAGCTGTTCGATCTGTCGCGCGGCCATGACGAGCGCCCCTGGTGCCTGACAGTCAGCTTCACCCATCCGCACGACCCCTATGTCGCGCGCCGCAAATTCTGGGACCTCTATGAGGATTGCCCGGCACTGGACCCGGTGGTTTCGCCGATTGCCTTCGAGCGGCAGGACCCGCATTCGCAGCGTCTGATGAAAGCCTGCGACCACGACGCTTTCGACATCAGCGATGAGCAGATCAGGCGGGCAAGGCGGGGCTATTTCGCCAATATTTCCTATGTCGACGACAAGATCGGCGACATTCTCGGCGTCCTCGAACGGAGCCGCATGGCTGAAAACACGATCATCCTCTTTGCCTCCGACCATGGCGACATGCTCGGCGATCGCGGCCTCTGGTTCAAGATGAACTTCTTCGAAGGATCGGCCCGCGTTCCGCTGATGATCGCGGCACCCGGCTGGAAGCCCAGGCGGATCGACCAGCCTGTCTCCACTCTCGACGTGACGCCGACGCTCGCAGGTCTTGCCGGGATCGATATCGCCTCGCTGAAGCCGTGGACCGAGGGCGAGGATCTGGCTGCGCTTGCCGAAGGCACCGGCGACCGCAGCCCGGTGCCGATGGAATATGCCGCAGAGGGTTCCGAGGCGCCGCTCGTCTGTATCCGAGACGGACGATACAAACTCTCGCTCTGCGAGAAGGACCCGCCGATGCTGTTTAATCTCGAGGCCGATCCCCAAGAACTCGACAATCTGGCGGCCGACCCGGCCCATGCCGAGATCTTGGCAAGCCTTGTCGAACAGGCTGGCCGACGCTGGAACCTTTCCGCTTTCGACGCGGCCGTGCGCGAAAGCCAGGCGCGCCGCTGGGTGGTCTATGCGGCGCTGCGCAACGGGGCCTATTATCCATGGGACTACCAGCCGCTGCAGAAGGCCTCGGAGCGCTATATGCGCAACCACATGGATCTGAACGTGCTGGAGGAAAACCAAAGGTTCCCGCGCTAG
- a CDS encoding spermidine synthase, which yields MLPWIQLDSATIPGENGELRLKQRGGEFSIMLGANELMNSRLSGSEEALATLSWDRIKSHPKPRILIGGLGMGFTLRAALAVLPEDAGVTVAELVPAVIAWARGPMAEVFQGCLDDPRVGIHQGDVGEAIRAGKGAYNAILLDVDNGPDGLTRKSNDRLYDFAGLRAASHALRPGGVLAVWSSGPDPDFTRRLKDSGFAVDAVNTRANGKRGGARHVIWLAVKPVK from the coding sequence ATGCTGCCCTGGATCCAGCTCGATTCCGCGACCATTCCCGGTGAAAACGGCGAACTGCGGCTGAAGCAGCGCGGCGGCGAGTTCTCGATCATGCTCGGCGCCAACGAGTTGATGAACAGCCGCCTCAGCGGTTCGGAGGAAGCGCTGGCGACCCTTTCCTGGGATCGCATCAAGTCGCACCCGAAGCCAAGGATCTTGATCGGTGGGCTCGGCATGGGTTTTACCCTGCGCGCCGCTCTCGCCGTCCTCCCGGAAGATGCCGGCGTCACCGTCGCCGAACTGGTGCCGGCCGTGATCGCCTGGGCACGCGGGCCGATGGCCGAGGTCTTCCAGGGCTGTCTCGACGATCCGCGGGTCGGCATCCATCAGGGCGATGTCGGCGAAGCGATCCGCGCCGGCAAGGGCGCCTATAATGCGATCCTGCTCGATGTCGATAACGGCCCTGATGGCCTGACCCGCAAATCCAACGACCGGCTCTACGATTTTGCCGGCCTTCGCGCCGCCAGCCACGCGCTGCGCCCCGGCGGCGTGCTCGCCGTCTGGTCGTCCGGTCCGGACCCCGATTTCACGCGACGTCTCAAGGACAGCGGTTTTGCAGTCGACGCGGTCAACACGCGCGCCAACGGCAAACGCGGCGGCGCCCGCCACGTCATCTGGCTGGCCGTCAAGCCGGTGAAATGA
- a CDS encoding ABC transporter ATP-binding protein, with protein MTDAILALDQVTKTFGHGSAAVHAARAISFSLHAGRALALVGESGSGKTTCARMAMREYLPTSGRILYKGRPVEAAKSAEIARYRRSVQMIFQDPFASLNPAHTIAHHLRRPLKLHRPEIKGPEIDVAVRELLQRVRLDPDLVAPKYPHELSGGQRQRVNIARALAVKPEVIVADEPTSMLDVSVRLGVLNLLNEMKRELNLGLFYITHDIATARYVAEDIAVMYAGQIVEWGSVAKVIDNPLHPYTRLLLSAVPDPNVRFDDPKARLRPDEVEDIRRRSAVPQDDIVEFEQDHFMRMI; from the coding sequence ATGACGGACGCCATTCTCGCACTCGACCAGGTGACCAAGACTTTCGGCCATGGTTCCGCGGCCGTCCATGCGGCGCGCGCCATCTCGTTTTCGCTGCATGCCGGTCGGGCGCTGGCGCTGGTCGGCGAATCCGGCAGTGGCAAGACCACCTGCGCCCGCATGGCGATGCGCGAATATCTGCCGACATCGGGCCGGATTCTCTACAAGGGCCGGCCTGTCGAAGCGGCGAAATCCGCCGAGATCGCCCGTTACCGCCGCTCGGTGCAGATGATCTTCCAGGACCCCTTCGCCTCGCTGAACCCTGCCCACACCATCGCCCATCATCTCCGGCGGCCGCTGAAGCTGCACCGCCCGGAGATCAAGGGGCCCGAGATCGACGTCGCGGTCCGTGAACTGTTGCAGCGCGTCAGGCTCGATCCCGATCTCGTCGCGCCGAAATATCCGCATGAACTCTCCGGTGGCCAGCGCCAGCGCGTCAACATCGCTCGCGCCTTGGCCGTCAAGCCGGAGGTGATCGTCGCCGACGAACCGACCTCGATGCTCGACGTCTCGGTGCGCCTCGGCGTGCTGAACCTGTTGAACGAAATGAAGCGGGAGCTGAATCTCGGCCTGTTTTACATCACCCATGATATCGCCACCGCCCGTTATGTCGCCGAGGACATCGCCGTGATGTATGCTGGCCAGATCGTCGAATGGGGCAGCGTCGCCAAGGTGATCGACAATCCGCTGCATCCCTATACAAGGCTGCTGCTCTCGGCCGTGCCCGATCCGAACGTCCGCTTCGACGACCCGAAGGCCCGGCTGAGGCCCGACGAGGTGGAAGATATCCGCCGCCGTTCGGCCGTGCCGCAGGACGACATCGTCGAATTCGAGCAGGATCATTTCATGCGGATGATCTGA